The genomic DNA TGGCTGATGGCGCATGTACGGTCGGAGAACTTGTCTCGGTAATAGGTGGGGATCAGTCTACTGTTTCCAAACATCTGACCATATTGAGATCCGCCGGTATCGTAAACGATGAACGTAAAGGCCGAACAGTAGAATATCGTCTTGTAATTCCCTGCGTTGTGGAATTTTTG from Candidatus Zixiibacteriota bacterium includes the following:
- a CDS encoding winged helix-turn-helix transcriptional regulator, which encodes MRKKVTVDLRSPARVLKALAHESRLAIVSRLADGACTVGELVSVIGGDQSTVSKHLTILRSAGIVNDERKGRTVEYRLVIPCVVEFLHCAIKVIQERKNMN